The sequence below is a genomic window from Sardina pilchardus chromosome 9, fSarPil1.1, whole genome shotgun sequence.
GGGGCTGGCATGTGCCAAGTGATCATCACTACTCCCATGGAAATGCTGAAGATTCAGCTTCAAGATGCTGGAAGACTAGGTCAGTGAAAATGATGTTGTGATTTTTGATAATGATTTAATTTTGTCCCTTTTTCAAAATGTTAACTTATTCAAACAAGATGAGTGGTGATGTTAACATCTATTTGAAATCATGTGATGTAATGCTATAATAATGTCGCTGTCTGCCCCTCTCACAGCTGCCCAGCAGAGGAAGCCTGGCATCATGTCCCCCACCAAGCTGGCCGCCACCAACACGGTGCTGAGCCGCTCCTACACATCCAGCCCGGCTCCGGGCCGCGCCGTGTCCGCCACGCAGATCGCCCGCGAGCTCCTGCACACGCAGGGCATCCAGGGGCTCTACAAGGGCCTTGGGGCCACTCTCATGAGGTACGAGGAGGCCCACACCATGCTTATCCGACCTCATGCTCTCACCAAAACTGCTGAGTGCGCAGTACAAACAGTAAACTGCATTTCGGCGTCTTTGAACTTGCATTCGTACTCTGCGCAATGTCCGtcaagttgaatctaatctaatctatctAAAAGCAAAATCTAATCCTAAATCTAATCTAAAACCGTAAAAGCCACCATAGAAACGGGCTCTTGTGTGAGTTAATCACCGTATAGTCTGCCTTTAGAAATGGACTGTTGCGAGATGATATCCTTGTTATGTGCTGTCTTAATTGACTCatggtgttttgtgttgtgtatctCTTGCAGAGATGTGCCCTTCTCCATGGTGTACTTCCCTCTGTTTGCTCACCTAAACCACATGGGCCAGTCCTCACCCGACGGCCCCAGCCCTTTCTACTGGTCCTTTGTGTCCGGCTGTCTGGCCGGCTCCACTGCTGCTGTAGCCGTCAACCCCTGTGATGGTATGTTCTGCCAAATTTAAAATGGCTGATTTGGTCTATAACAAGTTATATAGCGAACTTTTCATAATATACATATTGCTATGGGAATTTTTTCAGAATTTGGATTCAGCGTCAGTCTACAGTGTTCGGTTTCATTTTTAAGTTAGGATCGAGTGATTTGGACTCCGTAGTGTTTTCAGTGGGActaatgtgtctgtctgtctcctgtgtTTGTCCTGTGCAGTGGTGAAGACCAGGCTCCAGTCCCTGAGCCGGGGAGCCAATGAGGAAAGCTACAAGGGCGTTGTGGACTGTGTGAGGTAAGCAGACGCTGATGACCTTCCACGGAAATTTGCGCTCAGGGAGGGTGTTGCTTTGCATAACCAACCAGCTCTTCTTGTTCCTGGAGTAGAGCCAAAAAGCTTTCACTTTTAGCCATgtagaaaaaaaagtgaagatgTACACACCTAGTATGCATTGAATGGTGAATTCTATTGAATGAAAGTGGATGGCTTCTACTATCATTCAAACTAGGTCTTCACTTCTTCTTAAATGATCCGTTGAATGAGAAACCAAGAGTATTAAGCACCGGGTTGGTTTTGCATAACCCGCTCTTctagttcctgtgtgtgtgtgtgtgtgtgtgtgtgtgtgtgtgtgtgtgtgtgtgtggtgttaaccTTATCTCCTCTCTGCTTGCCTCTGCAGTAAGATTATGCAGCGGGAGGGCCCCTCTGCTTTCCTCAAGGGTGCCGGTTGCCGGGCGCTGGTCATCGCACCGCTGTTCGGTATCGCCCAGGTCATGTACTTTGTCGGCGTGGGCGAGTTCATCATGGACCAGACCCCGTTCAGCCTCCTCTCCGCCTAAGGTGGAACAACAGAGACACTTTGCAGACTCCCTGAAGTATTTGATTAAGGAAAACAAGCGGAAAGAGATACTAGTGGCAGCTACACAACCACCAATTTTGAATGAAAAAAGGACAGACTACAAAAAAGAGCTTAGTTGTCAGATTTCTTTttgagcctcacacacacacacgtatgctgTCGTtgacttcctgtttgtgtgtgcgcgtgcgaggCTCGCCTGCACTTCCTCTTGTGGCTTCCTGGCTTGTTTGCGAGGCTCCAGTCAACGGTTGCTCTTGTTGGCGGGAAAGCCTCGTTGAGAAGCTGAGGAAGGCTTACTACAAGGGTTTATACTCAATGGTCCACTCTTTCTCCAGAAAGTTCTCCTCTTGGAATTTCCCTCAGTGAGGGAGGGAAATATGGTGTCCTTTTTGGCacttagtaaaaaaaaaaagtctaaagaCCTTATCAATCATATTGCgttttgtatgtgtatatttttaTTTCAACTAAAATATGTCTATTTAAATTCCCACAATTGCTGATTTCTTACAGTGTTTGGACAAAGTTGTTTTTGACAAATGTCAGGCCTTCTCATGCAAccaaaaaaaactgttctgAAATTCCCTTATTTCAAATTTGACTGCATGACCAGTCATTTTTTAGATAAAATACCATTTCATTAATGGGAACATTTCAACTATATTTTGTATGTTGATACTACAAGGAACAATAAACAAGCCGTTTATATGTACTTGATCACACATTTCCCAATGTGGCGATTGATTGTGGTTATGGGATCACCTAAGGTTGCATTCAAAGACACTACTTGTGTCTCTTACATACTTGATTGGTCACAGTGTtcagagtgtgaatgtgtgtgtgggtgtgtgtgtgtgtgtgtgcagcagtttACTCTTATGACTTGCTTTTTTGTTCTTGAAGCAGTCATTAATGTTACGTTCAGTCCTTTGCATTTTTTGTCTAGTTGTATGTGGCTCCTCTGAAAGCATGTgtcttgtctgtgtatgtctttgcCTTATGAGAGAATTTGCTTGTCTTGTAATGTGAAAGGTAACTGCAGAGGACGATGGTTCACTAGCTGTCGTTTGGCGGCCCTCGCACTATGTTACACAACAACTAATATAAAATTGTGAAATTTTAAACCAGAATGTTACACTCTCACTCAATCATGTTCTTTTCTATTGTGATAATTTTAATAAACAAACTTTTATCATTGCACTGAAGTCTTGAATTTTTCTGCAAGTAAGTAGACATAATATATATCTATAGTTGGAAAGTTTGCTGCTTTATCAGATTTGATTCTACACAACATTGTACAATATTTGGACCTTTATGAGTTAAGACTTATTGCCACAGGTTTATGCCTATGCCGTATGCATTCACAAACATTTGAGAAGGAATTGGTTTTGAAGAGCTCTGAATTACAGTATGGTGCTGTTCATGTACAgtagtgcacaaagcaaggtctatAATTACATAGTTAGATGAGTTAGTcgaagaacttgactggcccGCTCAGGGCCCTAACCTCAACCGCATGacacacctttgagatgaatgaCCATTTGGAGCCATTTGCCCATTTGGGCTACTATACTCCAACATCACTGATCTCACATGCTCTTCTGGatgaattggggggggggggggggggacttctaGCTATCCTATTCTTACACTTTCATACAGGATGTCACAAAAGTCTCCCAGGTGTAATGTGTCCCAACACTGCTGATACTTGACACAGTGTGTATCTTTCAATGAGGGAAATGCCACTATTCTACAATGCCACAGATAGACACAGATCATAGACACAGACAGTGATTATGCACTGTTGTAAACAAGGATTGTGGAGTGTTTTGTGGTTACAGAAAATGCTGTAGGCAGTAACATGGCCATGAGTCCGCCAACTATCACAGTAGAGTGAATCCTTTTGTGAAGTTTTTACTTTTGTGACAAGTTCGCACTGGAATCCCGTTTATAGGCTTCTATTACTCCCTGTCAGTCCCACATGACTTTCACAGGCAAACTATGAGTTACACCCTGCCCTTAGGCTGCAACCACATGCTGAATGGAGTTTGATGGTTATGAGgatgcatactgtaggtaccTTTGTAAAATCACAATCTCCTAACCAAGCTTTGGAAAGTAAATATAAATTAAAGGCCAGAGTAAATGTTTTTCTCTTGGGGGTTTCTGACACAAACAACTACAAGTGTGTCCAAATGGCCAGTGTTACaatagcctgaaaaaaaaaaaatcaaaatgggCATTCAAATTCATTCAAATCTTTAGACCAAACATCTAGcctctttgaaaaaatgattCTGGCtacttcacacttcacacaaaaAGTATCATTCAAAATGTGCTACAGTTCGAATCTAGACAGAGGCCAGATATAACCCTGTGTCTTCTACTACTTTTATAATAATTTTGTACAGTTATCTATGACAAAGTGCAGATCAGTTAGAAGTGTACAGCATGTGTACGTTAAGTGGTTAGGGAAGAAATGAGATTTAATCATCCCAATGACTTTAGTAGTGCTGAAACAATTGTTTAGAGCTAACTTATACACACTTTGGAAGTAATGTTTACAGAATGTTCCAGTGAAAATGTTGCTACGGCTCTCGTCATGTCACACCCCACTCACTTCATTTGAACTCCGGGCCACTGATGTTCAGAGATCCCTTTCGAGGCCGTCGTCTGTGTCAAAGTGGTCACGAGACACAATGTCCAGGCATGACTAAGCTCAGTATGAGTCACGGGCAAACGTGATGCCATACGCTCTAGTGTTGTAGTGAAGGCTCTGGAATGCGAGTCTAGTAATCTGTCTAAAGAGGATATCACGGTCACTGTGCCTTTAGCAAACACTGCTGCCTATTTCAAGGACAGAGCTGCAGaactagcagtgtgtgtgtgtgtgtgtgtgtgtgtatctttttcactctctgtaTGCTGATTTTCAAGCTGGGCTGGAGTGTGAGGTCCTTCAAGGCTGTAAAAACATGTCCAGGCAACAGCTCAAATCAAAGGAGTCTTTGTGATCCTGGGCTGAGGTGCTTTTAGAACTTTCTCTATGCCCTACCCTGGCAGTTATTACAGATGTAGCTATCAAGATCATCTCATATGTCTTCTCCAGGCAGTTATTTCAGATGTAATAATCAAAATCATCCCATACATTCAAATAtcatatcattattttttatttctcaaaGCAATTCATATTTAGAAACTGCTACAAAACGTCATGCTATGAAAAGCAtccatttttcttttgtttttgttgttgttttttttccttttacatGATTAGCAAACACAAATCTACACACCAGTCAGAGTATACACATCTTGAGTACATTCCAAAAATGGACTGTCACAACATAGAGAAATTACAGTTTGACACAAAAATGTACAGTTCTTCACAGCAATagtttacgcacacacacacaaacgaacagAGCATGCTTAGAGTGAGCCCATAAACAAGCCTGTGCCTGCCGAATACACTCCCAAAAAATAGGTGCATTTGAGAACCCTAACCGATTCCTGTACCTCTAGATTAAGGTTCTTACTGGAACACTTTGAGGGTTCCCGGGCTGTCAGCTATAGGCTATGTGCGTTTCTGAAAAGCGTTGTTTGACCACTATCTTCATTaaatgacagagagagtatCATCatgaaagctctctctctctcaatcaccaCAGTAGTTGTCCAATGATGCTTTTGGGACACACATGCAAGAATGATTTTCAACTGAGATTCCAATTCAAATGGGGGCAAATTCATACAAGTAAAAAAGCTGCTGAACACCCCAGATTCCCTCATCAGCTCCGGAACCCTCTTTTCTAGGAGTGTATGCTTCTGAAAAGGCACAGAAAAGTTGGACCCCAGTCCAAGAGCTGGAGGCAAAGGGATCAGTCCAAACCCACAAGGAGTGGATCCACCCTGGTCTGGCACGAATGCTGGCCTTGAACTCATCCCAGAGCCCCCAGCCATTTAGGCAGTGCTGGTTACAGGTAAGCAAGCGAGTTCTGAGGTCGAGTTCACTTCACCTGAAACAAACTCACTTAATTTCTTTACAAAATAATCCATGCCTAGGGAATTCAGGGAATTTCAATAATCCAAACAAATTTCACATCCCGAAAAGAGAGTGGCTACTGAAAACCTCCTAACAGCACTGGTTGAGTCTCATGACTCAATTTTGAAGGTTACTTGCAGTAATTTTTATATGGGTTTTTACAAATGACTAAAAATTCAGGGATTTCAGATGGCATACAAGTATTCATAATGAATTATCAATGAATTAGCTGAGAAATATCCCGGGAATAATTCACTTTCACCATTGTGCTGTTGTTGTGATGCTACTGTTGTGATCCTGCGCTAAAAATATAGGTGAAAACTCTCTAAGTCCACTCTCTATGAGGGCTGGCCTGATAGTAAGTTAGTGAACCTTGAAAGCTGGTCATGACATCACCAGGCCTGGCCAATGGGACTGGTTGAGTGTACTGACCAGGATTAAGTCATTAAGTTAATGGTGTTAGAGGCACAGTCACCCCAGTTGTATTAGCAGCAGCGCCAGATGATTCGTGAGACTTCGTGAGACTCCGACGCTGTGAGAGCTTCCTGACTCGTCATACCTTCTGCAGTGACGGCGACAGCCTGCGTCGTTCATGTGTGCAGGTGTCCTCAGTCAAGATGATGACTTGTACTTTACAACCTAGTTTGGCAGCTGGCGCATGTTAGCGCAAACAACATAATTTATGACCAAAGGCAGTTAGGAAGTGTGTGAATAAGGCTGAAGGGTGAAACTGGGTTTGGGCACACAATCCCAGCTGAGTAACGAAGGAACGACGCCATGACAGATGTGGGGAGAATGACAAACATCTGGACAATGCGTCTTATTTGAGATATTTACAACCAATCTTTCAACCTTGCAGTGCGTGTCATAGCACAGAAACGTTCACCGTAGAGGTACCTGAGGGTCAGAGAGTGAGAGTCCAATATTGGTTGTTATCTTACGTAAGCCAGCTTTTCAGCACAGCTCCTTCATCTCCCCTGTTTAGAatactctctatctatccctgcTCTAGCTGACAATACTGCCTAACTGCCCCTGCTGCCTGACGTCAGTATAATTATAATGCTCTTTACTGGCAGAATCATCTGTCATCGTGTGTTTCACT
It includes:
- the LOC134091727 gene encoding mitochondrial glutamate carrier 1-like; protein product: MSQQSISLPAKLINGGIAGIVGVTCVFPIDLAKTRLQNQRQGHQVYKNMMDCLLKTVRSEGYFGMYRGAAVNLTLVTPEKAIKLAANDFFRHHLARDGKGLTVYKEMLAGCGAGMCQVIITTPMEMLKIQLQDAGRLAAQQRKPGIMSPTKLAATNTVLSRSYTSSPAPGRAVSATQIARELLHTQGIQGLYKGLGATLMRDVPFSMVYFPLFAHLNHMGQSSPDGPSPFYWSFVSGCLAGSTAAVAVNPCDVVKTRLQSLSRGANEESYKGVVDCVSKIMQREGPSAFLKGAGCRALVIAPLFGIAQVMYFVGVGEFIMDQTPFSLLSA